The following are encoded together in the Lactuca sativa cultivar Salinas chromosome 1, Lsat_Salinas_v11, whole genome shotgun sequence genome:
- the LOC111910001 gene encoding uncharacterized protein LOC111910001 yields MMSSERNKSGGASVIRSSFQRSISPSGRFCSSTISSSSSAFTSSMSGFSSSTRSTSPSRISVRSGYTSSSPSVRFSIGHRHSSPGRSVAASSSPRNVNRRCDRNNNTNKAWSHGSKKTCLCSPTTHPGSFRCSLHKNSSTRNGNGSHDSMASYHSHRLYARRSAMTNSLVRIGTVEGDLVKRALAALIRPSSHQQRRRSDFQPRPSRLSVMSKAGD; encoded by the coding sequence ATGATGTCGTCGGAGAGAAACAAATCCGGTGGAGCATCAGTCATCCGGAGTAGTTTTCAGCGATCAATTTCACCGTCCGGTAGGTTTTGTTCCTCCACAATCTCATCGTCTTCATCTGCTTTTACTTCTTCCATGTCTGGTTTCTCTTCCTCGACCAGATCCACGTCGCCATCGAGAATCAGCGTTCGTTCCGGTTACACGTCATCATCCCCGTCGGTTCGGTTTTCGATCGGTCATCGTCACTCGTCTCCTGGTCGTTCGGTTGCGGCGTCGTCTTCGCCGAGAAACGTGAATCGGCGTTGTGATCGTAATAACAATACGAATAAGGCGTGGAGTCATGGATCGAAGAAGACGTGTCTCTGCTCGCCGACGACGCATCCTGGATCGTTTCGGTGTAGTTTGCACAAGAACTCGAGTACAAGAAATGGTAACGGTAGTCACGACAGTATGGCGTCGTATCACTCGCACAGATTGTACGCTCGGAGATCGGCAATGACGAATTCGCTTGTGAGAATTGGAACTGTGGAAGGTGATCTGGTGAAGAGAGCGTTGGCGGCATTGATTCGTCCGTCGTCTCACCAGCAGAGACGGCGGAGTGACTTCCAACCAAGGCCTAGTCGGCTCTCCGTTATGTCCAAAGCCGGTGATTGA
- the LOC111909984 gene encoding 26S proteasome regulatory subunit 7A isoform X1: protein MKNQRNIFPSRRSKSNHCPPVATKKAMPTDIEDEIMDEKNLTHLDEDDIALLKTYGLGPYSTSIKKTEKDVKEMAKRINDLCDNSMDNIGEIPILLEWNHIFQFCWNGITNSNSVGITEVDA from the exons ATGAAGAACCAAAGAAACATTTTTCCATCGAGGAGATCCAAATCAAATCATTGCCCTCCTGTAGCAACAAAAAAAGCGATGCCGACTGACATAGAAGATGAGATTATGGACGAGAAGAATCTTACCCATCTTGATGAAGACGATATCGCTCTTCTCAAGACTTAT GGATTGGGGCCATATTCCACAAGCATCAAGAAAACCGAAAAAGATGTAAAGGAAATGGCCAAAAGGATCAACGATTTATGTG ATAATTCAATGGATAATATTGGtgagattccaattctattggaatggaatcacatattccaattctgttggaatggaatcacgaattccaattctgttggaatcacagaagttgatgcttga
- the LOC111909984 gene encoding 26S proteasome regulatory subunit 7A isoform X2, which yields MKNQRNIFPSRRSKSNHCPPVATKKAMPTDIEDEIMDEKNLTHLDEDDIALLKTYGLGPYSTSIKKTEKDVKEMAKRINDLCGS from the exons ATGAAGAACCAAAGAAACATTTTTCCATCGAGGAGATCCAAATCAAATCATTGCCCTCCTGTAGCAACAAAAAAAGCGATGCCGACTGACATAGAAGATGAGATTATGGACGAGAAGAATCTTACCCATCTTGATGAAGACGATATCGCTCTTCTCAAGACTTAT GGATTGGGGCCATATTCCACAAGCATCAAGAAAACCGAAAAAGATGTAAAGGAAATGGCCAAAAGGATCAACGATTTATGTG GATCTTGA
- the LOC111910654 gene encoding putative UPF0481 protein At3g02645 has protein sequence MFISSSNLIKLHHLNLSYLQEKPHTASNAQNLTMNSNSNPISSDQRWILTIRQAIDEDIEEDTDIPVSIFNVPIVLVSTKPESYIPQQVALGPYHHWRPELYEMERYKLSAAKRCQKLMQDSNVKFQQIVDQFVVFEPKIRACYHKYLNFDGETLAWMMSLDVSFLLEFLDVYNIEKGRLITRVASRMSHLVDSSCRKFGHDAILRDIVMLENQIPIFLLEKLLEFKFKSQSPESTQKYLTSTLLGLHKELSPFTVVDQECNLHSSENCAHVLEFLYHMIIDPNIKQQWYGTTNEGHAEEQVQETRHKLQRIIDAMQNFVKRLISSEPVKLLVNFPLAIISNTSMVRILKQQVCYDEDKQISSVECTSKPPLMEEISIPSVTELVKAGFGFSPSSGGILTIDFDNKTSKLFLPIVSFDVNTDVVLRNLVAYEVCKASGLLILTRYIELMNGIIDTKEDVKLLREMGIIKNRLKSDEDVANLWNGMSRCVRLTKLPFLDTVIEDVNRVYEGKWKVKIGKLMKVYVLGSWQFLVFVAVVMVLFLMSLEVTTSIFRCIFMFFIRSIV, from the coding sequence ATGTTTATTTCGTCGTCAAACCTTATTAAACTTCATCACCTAAATTTATCTTACCTGCAAGAGAAACCACATACGGCATCAAATGCTCAAAATCTCACCATGAATTCGAACTCAAATCCAATTTCCAGTGACCAGCGGTGGATCCTTACAATTCGTCAAGCCATCGATGAAGACATAGAAGAAGATACTGATATCCCGGTGAGTATATTCAATGTCCCAATCGTCCTTGTGTCCACAAAACCTGAGTCTTACATTCCACAACAAGTAGCATTAGGCCCTTACCACCATTGGCGACCCGAGCTCTATGAAATGGAAAGATACAAACTTTCTGCTGCCAAAAGATGTCAAAAGCTAATGCAAGATAGTAATGTTAAGTTTCAACAAATTGTTGATCAGTTTGTGGTTTTCGAGCCAAAGATCAGAGCATGTTACCATAAGTATCTAAATTTCGATGGTGAAACCCTAGCTTGGATGATGTCCCTTGATGTTTCATTCTTGCTCGAGTTTCTTGATGTTTATAATATCGAGAAAGGAAGATTGATCACACGAGTAGCGTCAAGAATGTCCCATTTGGTTGATTCTTCATGTCGAAAATTTGGGCATGATGCAATTCTTAGAGATATTGTGATGTTAGAGAATCAGATTCCAATTTTTCTTTTGGAAAAGTTGTTGGAATTCAAATTCAAATCTCAATCTCCCGAATCTACTCAGAAATATTTAACTTCGACTTTGTTAGGGCTGCATAAAGAGCTTTCGCCTTTTACGGTTGTGGATCAAGAGTGCAATCTTCACTCCAGTGAAAACTGTGCCCACGTGCTAGAGTTTCTATACCACATGATCATTGATCCCAACATCAAACAACAATGGTATGGAACAACTAATGAAGGTCATGCTGAAGAACAAGTACAAGAAACTCGACACAAGTTACAACGAATCATCGATGCCATGCAGAACTTTGTTAAAAGATTGATATCTTCGGAACCGGTTAAACTATTAGTAAATTTCCCTCTCGCGATCATTTCCAACACATCCATGGTAAGAATCTTGAAACAACAAGTATGTTATGATGAAGATAAACAAATTTCAAGCGTAGAATGTACTAGTAAACCACCATTAATGGAGGAAATCTCGATCCCTTCGGTCACCGAGCTTGTTAAAGCGGGATTCGGATTTTCTCCCTCATCGGGTGGGatcttgaccattgactttgataATAAGACGTCTAAGTTATTTCTACCCATCGTGAGTTTTGATGTAAATACAGATGTCGTATTAAGAAATCTGGTCGCTTACGAGGTATGCAAAGCATCTGGGCTGTTGATTTTGACTCGTTACATCGAGTTGATGAATGGGATTATTGATACCAAAGAAGATGTGAAGTTGCTTAGAGAAATGGGGATCATCAAGAACCGACTGAAAAGCGATGAAGATGTTGCTAATTTGTGGAATGGAATGAGCAGGTGTGTGAGATTGACGAAACTGCCCTTCTTGGACACGGTGATTGAAGATGTTAACAGGGTTTATGAAGGGAAATGGAAGGTTAAAATAGGGAAATTGATGAAGGTTTATGTGCTTGGTTCATGGCAGTTTCTTGTATTTGTAGCTGTGGTGATGGTCTTGTTCTTGATGTCTTTAGAGGTGACCACTTCTATATTTAGAtgtatatttatgttttttataaGAAGTATTGTTTGA